GTTTTGTAACGGATTAAACGACCGTTACGAATCCCTATAAGGGGTTATGAGACATTTATGGGGCGCATCGCTGCAAAAGCGGGGTAAGGTTACGAATCCCTATAAGGGGTTATGAGATAATTTGCAGAAGCCTCTGGGCTTATATAACGGTGTTACGAATCCCTATAAGGGGTTATGAGAGAAAAAGGGGATTGCAGTTTGCTTTATGAGCATATGTTACGAATCCCTATAAGGGGTTATGAGTCTACCAATTCGGCTGCACGCTGTTGAGCAGCTAGGTTACGAATCCCTATAAGGGGTTATGAGATTGCTTTGCATTAAACGCAAACTCCCAACCTGCAAGTTACGAATCCCTATAAGGGGTTATGAGGCGCTGACGACATGGAACTGGTCACCGACGACTACGATTACGAATTTCTATAAGGGGCAATACAGGAAGGTTAACATCTGAGAAAAGCCTACTTTCCACGGTAACGCTTATAGATTTTACTGCTTGGCTTAAATCGCCTTTCGCTATAATCTGCTTATATAACAATGAGGAGTTATTATTGTATGTTACAGCGCCACCTATTAAGTTTTATCGCTTGCGTATTAGGCTTCAGCCTATTTTCCGCTCACGCTGATCTTATTTTGCCAGAAGTCGCCGACGCGCAAAAACGCTTTCATGATAACCCTAGTTTATTTGATCAAACCGACCAATATTGCGAGAGCAAAAAGATTAACGCGGCTTGTGAGATTAGCGGCACGGTATTTGAAGGCGGTGGCAAGGGCAAGTGTGAACGGGAATTGCTGGACTTGAAAATTGCTTTAGTGTGTAAACGCACTGAGTCCGTCATGCTTGACCGTAAACTGCCGGATACTTTTAGCCAAACGCCGCCATTCCCACAGGTAAAAGATCAATTTTGCGCCAAGTTAACAGCAGGTTCAGCCTGTACCGTAACGCTGTTGCATAATGATAAATCCGAACAATACAAAGGCATTTGTAAGCAGCAACGTGAAGAACGTGGCTATCGGTTGCGCCCAGAAGTACGTGAAGTGTTGAGTTGTGAACCGCTCAAACCTACGCCTGCGCGTGTGTATAAACCTGTTAGCGCCGTAAAAAAGCTCTTGAATTTTTAAGCAATGAGTTTAAGCCAAGCACAAGCCTTTGCCTTAACCCAACTTATTGAAGTGCCGCTAATTATGTTAATGGCGCATTATTACCATGTTAAGTGGCAACGTAGCTTAGGGTTTGCTGTACTAGCCTCCACGTTGACGCATCCGTTAGCGTGGTGGTTTACTTGGTTTATGAATGTCATTGTCTTTTCGCCGCATCGTTGGATTTGGTTTGCGATTACAGAAGGCACGGTTTGGTTGGTGGAAAGCGTTATTTTAAGCAAAGGTTTACGCTTATCTTGGGCAAAGGGTTTATACATTTCTGCTGTCGCCAATGCCCACTCGGCGGGGTTTGGGCTATGTTTATAACCGAATTGTTGTTGGTTGGCTTAGGCTTAAGTTTGCTAGCCAGTTGGATGCCGCTTACCTTATATGTGTTCGCCCTTATGCTGTTTGGCTTACCGCATGTCTTATGGGAATTTAACTGGGTCAGACAAACTTATGGCGCTCAATTTCCGTCTAATCTTTGGTGGAGTTGGGGCATTATTCTAGGCTTACAAGCCAGCGTACGCTTCGCCGTTTGGTTGGGTTGGCTGAATGCCGACTTAAGCTTATACGCGGATATTATCAGCTTATTCGCTTTATTCAGCGTCGTTGTGTTCAGTGTAATACGGGCGCAAACACGTTTACCCGTCTTGCGCTTAAGCCTATTGCTGACCATCGGTTTAGCATTAATCGCAGCCTTGTCAACGGGTCAGTTGGTGGCGGTCTTAGTGTTATTAGCGATTGCGCATAACTTCACGCCAGTTTTACTCGTACCTACTCAACAACGTTTTGCACAATTGCCGTCACGCCGCGTCTTGCTGGGCTTGTTTAGCTTGCCCTTATGCATCATTGGCTTAAGCTTACTGCTACCCTTACCTACAGCACCCAGCGATTTATGGATGCCCAGCGAAGCCAAATGGTTGCAACAACACGCGCCGCAATGGGCAAACGGTCTATTGTCTGCGGTTATTTTGGCGCAATGCCTGCATTACTATAGCGTGTTGCGGCTGATGCCCAGCACCTTAAATAACCAAACCCATTTAACATTCGCGGGGTTTGCATGGCATTATTGGGCACTCGCTGCTTCTTTATTATTAAGCCTTTATTTCATCTACGATTTCACACAAGCTCGCCAATTATATGCGGTCGCAGCGGGTATCCATGCGTGGTTAGAATGGCCCTTAATTGCCTTGTTATTAATATTGCCCACGCAACGACTTGCCTTAAACACGGCTCAATAAGCGCAATGCAGGCAAATTCAGCAATAAAATGCTGTGTTCTTGAACTTGAATAATCTCTTGTTCACTGAGACGTTTCAAAATACGCGAAAGAGTTTCCGGGGTAATGGATAAGCGCGAAGCTAAGACGTGTTTAGGAATATCCAACTGAATAGGATTGCATTGGGTTTGTTGCTGAGTTGCCAATAACCAATGCACCAAGCGAAAGGTCGCATCGCGCAAGCTTAAACGCTCCACTTCATTCAGCAAACCGTGCACACGCTTACTTAAACCGGCTAATAACTGAAAGCAAGTATCGGGCGAATTGCTTAATAACGCGGCATAAGGTGCGGCGGGAATGCCCACCACTACCGAGGCTTTCAACGCCACCGCGTGTACCGGATAATGCCGTTCTCGCATAAATAACACGGCTTCAGCAAAGCTATGCCCCGCCGCAATAATTTCGACAATCTTTTCATCACCTTGCGCGGTTAAACGCAATAACTTGATATAGCCTTGCGCACAAATAAACCATTCATTAAATGCTTGCCCTTGATGAAATAAGCTTTGCGCTTCTGCTAAGTGATAAACGCGGGCATGGCTTAATAACGTGCTTAATTGCGTCTCATCCAACGCGTGTAATAAAGGATTTTGGCGTATCAGCGCCAGCATTTCGTCACTAATTTTCACACACAATCCGCTCTACTGTCCGAAACCACACGCTAACAAGCCTTAAGCGTGGCGGCAAGCCAACAATAGCCCTTGATCTACATCAAGGCGCAAGCCTCGCGCTTTTTGTTGTACTTAAACCTTGCCCATTTTGTTTAGTAAACCATGATCACCATTGAATTTCAGCGTCCGTCAAGCCATCGTTATGCCCTCACCCACTTAGGTTTTCGCCCGTTCTTTCTATTAGCCGGTGGCTTTGCAGTGGTGAGTATGGTGTTGTGGCTGGCGTTGTATAGCTTTGCGTGGCAAGGTTTACCCGCACAATACCCCAGCCAGACATGGCACGCGCATGAAATGATTTTTGGCTATTTATTAGCAGTGGTCGCAGGCTTTTTATTAACAGCGGTTAAAAATTGGACGGGGCAACAAACCTTACACCAAACCCCTTTAATGGCATTAGCCGCCGTTTGGTTATTAGCGCGGTTATTGCCGTTTACAGGCTTGCCTTTAATCTATACCGCCGCTGCCGATTTAAGCTTTCAACTGATCTTAAGCCTCGCCCTAATGCAACCGATTATACACGCGCGCCAATGGCAACAATTCGCCATTATTGGCAAGCTGCTGTTTATGCTAATAGCCAATAGCTTATTTTACTTAGGTTTATTAGGCATTTGGCCAGTGGGTAGCACCTTAGGCTTATATATGGCGTTTTATTTATTCATTGCCTTAACCTTAACAATGGCACGGCGGGTTATGCCGTTTTTTATTGAAAAAGGCGTAGGGGTTGCCTTTACCGCCCGTAATTATCGTTGGCTGGATTATACCAGTTTAGGCTTATTTTTAAGCTTTATGCTAGCCGAATTGAGCTATATCGCCAGCGGTTACGCGCCGTTAGCCACACTAGTTAGCGCCCTCGCCTTGCTACAAACTCCCTTGCATATTTTACGCCTAGCGGGTTGGTATCATCCGGCGATTTGGCGCAAACCCTTATTATGGGTGTTATACGCGGCTTATGGCTGGCTAATCCTAGGTTTCGCCTTGAAAGGCTTAAGCATGTGGTTAGCCTTATCACCTTGGTTAGCGGTACACGCTTTTGCCTATGGCGGCTTAAGCTTAATGACCATTGGTATGATGGCACGCGTAATTCTGGGGCATACCGGACGCAATGTATTCGAGCCCCCACCTGCATTAAATCCGTTATTTGCGTTAATCATGTTAGGCGCGGTGGTACGCGTGTTCTGCGTGGCATTATGGCCGCAAGCACATACCGTCTGGATCGTGCTGGCACAAGTGCTTTGGATTGCCGCGTTCAGTTTGTTCTTATGGATTTACGCGCCCATGTTGATCAAAGCTCGCGTCGATGGGCGTTATGGTTAAAGACTGCAAACATCTCAGCCATTAATTCAGATAATAATGGCTAGGGCTGGATGCACTTAATAAACAGGCGGGAGCTGAGGTTTTGCTGCGTTGCAGGCGTTGTTCTAGGCTTAGTTTTACCACGCCCCATTCTGTATCCAGAATGCTATAAATCGCGGTATCCCGAATCACACCGTCCGGCATAATCGCGCTACGGCGTAACACGCCTTCTAAACTCGCCCCCAATTTCTCTAAGGAGGTACGCGAGGCTTGATTGCGAATATCGGTTTTAAATTGCACGCGCAACATACCCAAAGTTTCAAAGGCATAACGCAGCAATAAATACTTACATTCCAGATTCACCCCAGAACGGTGATAATCCGGTGCGTACCATGTGCCACCGATTTCTAATTTCAAGTGTTTCATACACATATCGCGCAGCCGTGTACTGCCAATCGCTTGACCGCTACACTGCTCAATCACAGCAAACGGCACGTCACTGCCCGCTGCCTTGAGTTGTAGCGCATTGTGAATAAAGGCTTGCATGTGGCGCGGTTCAGCTAGATTACCGTAGAACATATAACGCCATAAGCTTTCATCGCGGGCGGCAATCAATAAATCGGGCATGTGCTTCAGACTTAAGGGTTCTAACCGAATCTTTAAACCACATAAGCTACGGGAAAAACGATAGCTCATCACGAACTCCTTACAGCATCCATTGCAAACTGGCTTGGGCTAAACCCGCGCCTAATAACGCCCCCATCAACACATCACTGGGGTAATGCAGCCCTAAAATCACCCGCGATAACGCCACCAAACCCGCAAAGGGTATTAACACTAAGGCGTATTGCGGAAAATAATGCAGGGCAATCCACGTAAAACTGACAGCGTGTAGGGTGTGGCCAGAAGGAAAGCTAAATTGATCGAGTGCCGCCACATTTTGCAAAATCGAGCTGTGATAATGATAAGGGCGCACGCGGTGAGTTTTGCTTTTCAAGAGTTTATAAATCAGTACCCCGACCCCGCCGACCAGTAGCATGTGTAACGCGGCCTGTATACCTAAGCTACCGTGCAATAACGGCAATGCCAGTATTAGGCAATACCAAAACACCCCATTACCCAAGCGACTAATCAGCGCGAAAAAACGGCTAATCGGGCGCAAATGGTTCATACGGTTAAACAGCAAACACAGTGGAATTTCACGGGCATTGAGTTGTTGTAGTAGATACATTATTAGTACCTCATTGGGTTTTATCGGTACTACTAAGTCTGCGCAAAATTGACTGCAAACCCATGACAAATCAATGAATTTTTTATGTCAGCCCGCAGAATAGGTGCTCACAATGCTTTGAATCTGCTGATCTAATTGCGCCACAACCTTACTCCAACTTAATTGACGCGCCGTCACGGCGGCTTGCTGCCCTAAGCGTTGACATAAAGCCGGTTGCAAGGCTAGTTCGACGCTGGCTTGGATAAAGCCCGTATGATCCGCAAAAGGCACAACCCAACCGTTTTCACCCTGACGAATATGCTGATGTGCCGCTGCATAATCAAAACTCAACACAGGCAAACCGCTTGCCATTGCCTCAACAATTACATTGCCATAGGTTTCGCTGGTGCTGGGATACAAGAATAAATCCGCGCTGGCATAATGTTGCGCCAAGGCTATGCCACGCTGCATCCCGACAAATAAACAATCGGGGTATAACGCTTGCAAACGCGTGCGTTCAGGGCCATCGCCTACAATCAGAAACTTAGCGTCGGGCACTTGGGTTTGAATGGCTCGAAAAGCCTGAAACGCTAACTCAAGATTTTTCTCAACCGCCAAGCGTGTGACTAAGACCACCAATAATTGAGCGGGTTGTAGCTGCCATTGGGCGCGTAAACTGGGCTGCCGCTGTTGGGGATTAAATAATTCAGTGTCTATGCCGCGACTTAATAAGGCTAAATTTCGATAACCTTGTTGGCTTAATTGTTGTTTTAATTCCAACGTCGGCACTAAAGTTAATAAGGTTTGATTATGCAAGGCGCGTAGATAAGAATTTGCCCATTTAAACGCAAAGCCTAAGCGATAATGCTGGCTGTATTGGGCAAAGTGCGTATGAAAATCGCTAATCACCGGAATTTTTAAATAACGTGCCGCTTTTAAGGCCGCCCAACCTAATAAACCCTCGGTAACAATTTGCACAATAGTCGGTCGCTGTTGCCGCCATAGTGTTAGTAAATAAAAATAATGCGGCAAACCCACGCGCACCTCTTTATAAAAAGGCAAGCTAAAACCGGTTAACGCAATTTCAGTAAAATTCTGGCAACTATTCAGCTCTTTTATAGATTCATGCGGTTGTGCTAGACGAATTAATTGCAATTGATAATGCGGTAATTGCCTTAAACCTTTAACTAATTGGTGAATCGTGTGCGCAACGCCATTAATATCGGGCGGATACGTTTCGGTTATGATTGACAATCGAATGGGTTGAACTTTCTGCTTCACAATAACACTATATTAACCAGTTAAAATTATAATTTTTGATAATGAATTAACACAGCATAACGCCCTGCAATATAACGTTTCTGTAAAACGCCCGTTTGCTGTAATGCCGATTGTTCTAAAGGCTGCATAATACTTAATTGGGGATGCACATTAAACCAAGTCAACCATTGTTTAAGTAAACCTTGAAACCAATTAGGCAAGTCGGCTTGGTCAGCAAAATCCACAATATGCAAATAACCGCCCGGTTTTACCAACCCTATAATATGTTGCAAGGTTGGTGCCGCTTGCGGCAACATTGATAATACATAAGACAACAAAATATGATCAAAGCCTTGTGCATTCGGCGCATGATTTAGGCTAAGTTGTTCAGCTAAGCCTTGTTGTAAATGAATTTGCGACTCATATAAACTGCCAGCCAATTGTTTACGCGCACTTTCCAACATTAAGGCAGAAGCATCTACACCATAAAACTGATTATTAGGGTAATAATAAGCTAATTTACGTAAATTACGGGCTGTACCACAACCTATTTCTAATAAATTATCATTAAACCCCATTTTAATTTCTTTTAATAAACTATCACGCCCTAGCAAATAATACTTACGCGACCAATCATACACATAACGTTGATAACGATATTGCTCATCCATTAATTGTGCAGCATTCATTTTAATTTTCCTTAATATATAAATGAAAACCGCCGTAAATCGCTGAGCGATCTTGTTTAAATAAGGCTAAAGACTGTTCCGCTTCATACTTGAACGAGGCTTGTAAAGCAGGTGGTAGTGCTTGACTTAATGGCGATTCAGCAGCGGCTGTTCTAAAAATAATGCGTGAATTCGGTTTAGCTACCCGTGCAAGCTCTGTCCATAAACTTGTCAAGGTCGCATCATTCATCCAATCTTGCGCATCCAAAAAAATAAAACGGTCATAGCTATGATTTGGCTGCTGTTTTAGAAAATCTATAATTGAGCCAAACTGCGTATCCACTTTCGCCAATTGTTGCTTAATAGTATTATAATGTTCTGCTTTTAAATAAGCAGGTATAGCTTGGCGTTTTTCATGGTCATAGCTATGACTAAAGGCTTGCCATGCAAAATAATTATCTTTGATGGGAAATTGGCAAGCTAAGCGCTCAACACGCTCACAATATTGTTGAATTAAATTACCCTCTGTCCGCATCGCTTGATATTGTTGTGGTGGAATACCCAAGCTAAAAACAGATATCGGCAATTTACCTAATAACTTTACTAATCTATTATCAAAAAATGGCTTAATATGCTGTTTAAAAATGGCTTGCTGTTCATATAAACTATGCGCAGTTAGAATTTTATTCGGTTGATAGTTTGTCTGGCGGGCAATCCAATGCAAAAACCGCATAAAATAACCGAATCGCGTATGACGATATAAACCTTCTTGAAACATACTAATACGTTTGCGCCCCCAAATATTACGTCCTTGCCAAAAGTCCAGCAAATCGGGCGTTAAATGCGGTTGCACATAGTTTTTATAATGCTCCAAATTAGTTTTTTTATCCGCATACCCAAAAAAATCATAAAAATACTGATGATCGGGCAAATGTTTAAACGCTGCTATTTTTAAACGTGTTAAGGCTAAATGATAAGGGTTTAGGTCAATAGCAGTAATATGTGCGGGTTGTTCAACCAAATAATTCAAAACATTACAACCGCCTGAGGCGATGGTTAAAAGTCG
This DNA window, taken from Candidatus Thiocaldithrix dubininis, encodes the following:
- a CDS encoding GNAT family protein, translated to MSYRFSRSLCGLKIRLEPLSLKHMPDLLIAARDESLWRYMFYGNLAEPRHMQAFIHNALQLKAAGSDVPFAVIEQCSGQAIGSTRLRDMCMKHLKLEIGGTWYAPDYHRSGVNLECKYLLLRYAFETLGMLRVQFKTDIRNQASRTSLEKLGASLEGVLRRSAIMPDGVIRDTAIYSILDTEWGVVKLSLEQRLQRSKTSAPACLLSASSPSHYYLN
- a CDS encoding class I SAM-dependent methyltransferase, yielding MNAAQLMDEQYRYQRYVYDWSRKYYLLGRDSLLKEIKMGFNDNLLEIGCGTARNLRKLAYYYPNNQFYGVDASALMLESARKQLAGSLYESQIHLQQGLAEQLSLNHAPNAQGFDHILLSYVLSMLPQAAPTLQHIIGLVKPGGYLHIVDFADQADLPNWFQGLLKQWLTWFNVHPQLSIMQPLEQSALQQTGVLQKRYIAGRYAVLIHYQKL
- a CDS encoding glycosyltransferase family 1 protein; translation: MKQKVQPIRLSIITETYPPDINGVAHTIHQLVKGLRQLPHYQLQLIRLAQPHESIKELNSCQNFTEIALTGFSLPFYKEVRVGLPHYFYLLTLWRQQRPTIVQIVTEGLLGWAALKAARYLKIPVISDFHTHFAQYSQHYRLGFAFKWANSYLRALHNQTLLTLVPTLELKQQLSQQGYRNLALLSRGIDTELFNPQQRQPSLRAQWQLQPAQLLVVLVTRLAVEKNLELAFQAFRAIQTQVPDAKFLIVGDGPERTRLQALYPDCLFVGMQRGIALAQHYASADLFLYPSTSETYGNVIVEAMASGLPVLSFDYAAAHQHIRQGENGWVVPFADHTGFIQASVELALQPALCQRLGQQAAVTARQLSWSKVVAQLDQQIQSIVSTYSAG
- a CDS encoding phosphatase PAP2 family protein, translated to MYLLQQLNAREIPLCLLFNRMNHLRPISRFFALISRLGNGVFWYCLILALPLLHGSLGIQAALHMLLVGGVGVLIYKLLKSKTHRVRPYHYHSSILQNVAALDQFSFPSGHTLHAVSFTWIALHYFPQYALVLIPFAGLVALSRVILGLHYPSDVLMGALLGAGLAQASLQWML
- a CDS encoding NnrS family protein, producing MITIEFQRPSSHRYALTHLGFRPFFLLAGGFAVVSMVLWLALYSFAWQGLPAQYPSQTWHAHEMIFGYLLAVVAGFLLTAVKNWTGQQTLHQTPLMALAAVWLLARLLPFTGLPLIYTAAADLSFQLILSLALMQPIIHARQWQQFAIIGKLLFMLIANSLFYLGLLGIWPVGSTLGLYMAFYLFIALTLTMARRVMPFFIEKGVGVAFTARNYRWLDYTSLGLFLSFMLAELSYIASGYAPLATLVSALALLQTPLHILRLAGWYHPAIWRKPLLWVLYAAYGWLILGFALKGLSMWLALSPWLAVHAFAYGGLSLMTIGMMARVILGHTGRNVFEPPPALNPLFALIMLGAVVRVFCVALWPQAHTVWIVLAQVLWIAAFSLFLWIYAPMLIKARVDGRYG
- a CDS encoding Crp/Fnr family transcriptional regulator, producing MKISDEMLALIRQNPLLHALDETQLSTLLSHARVYHLAEAQSLFHQGQAFNEWFICAQGYIKLLRLTAQGDEKIVEIIAAGHSFAEAVLFMRERHYPVHAVALKASVVVGIPAAPYAALLSNSPDTCFQLLAGLSKRVHGLLNEVERLSLRDATFRLVHWLLATQQQTQCNPIQLDIPKHVLASRLSITPETLSRILKRLSEQEIIQVQEHSILLLNLPALRLLSRV
- a CDS encoding DUF3419 family protein — its product is MSLNANALKSAVQQNQTDALLSFQQRLFSLWFNSFIYNQIWEDPAVDLKALALNFESRLLTIASGGCNVLNYLVEQPAHITAIDLNPYHLALTRLKIAAFKHLPDHQYFYDFFGYADKKTNLEHYKNYVQPHLTPDLLDFWQGRNIWGRKRISMFQEGLYRHTRFGYFMRFLHWIARQTNYQPNKILTAHSLYEQQAIFKQHIKPFFDNRLVKLLGKLPISVFSLGIPPQQYQAMRTEGNLIQQYCERVERLACQFPIKDNYFAWQAFSHSYDHEKRQAIPAYLKAEHYNTIKQQLAKVDTQFGSIIDFLKQQPNHSYDRFIFLDAQDWMNDATLTSLWTELARVAKPNSRIIFRTAAAESPLSQALPPALQASFKYEAEQSLALFKQDRSAIYGGFHLYIKEN